From Candidatus Neomarinimicrobiota bacterium, one genomic window encodes:
- the fliM gene encoding flagellar motor switch protein FliM, with protein sequence MAKILSQEEIDSLLTSVSSGEDTGTQSKKSSKGSLYDFKRPNLISKDQMRLLENIHEGLVRNFGVYLSAQLRMIVDMNLLAIDQLMYSEFVMSIVSPGAIYVGDFSNPNSKFVLEVSPQLVVFIVERLFGGKGHMIPTVRPISVIEQRIMSRVVERIALEISKNWKPLRTFDTAIGRFESNPEFVQIISASEPVIVVSMEAKIHNNTSMMNICYPYRWISTILSSPDIQEKVLFGANEGTEKEKYTMVKSVSGTPIDLRAILGKGKISIDDFMNLSEGDIILLDGRMNEKLSVFAENRLVYTGSIGQANKNNAIRIHNVIIGDEGHEKRRFQHKIK encoded by the coding sequence ATGGCTAAAATATTATCACAGGAGGAAATTGATTCCCTGTTGACCAGTGTCTCCAGTGGAGAAGATACTGGTACTCAAAGTAAAAAGAGCAGCAAAGGTTCTCTCTATGATTTCAAGCGTCCTAATCTTATTTCCAAAGATCAGATGCGTCTTCTGGAGAACATACACGAAGGTCTGGTTCGTAATTTCGGTGTCTATCTATCTGCCCAATTACGCATGATCGTGGATATGAACCTGCTGGCTATTGATCAACTCATGTATTCAGAATTCGTCATGTCCATTGTGTCCCCCGGGGCGATTTATGTTGGTGATTTCTCCAATCCAAATAGCAAGTTTGTTCTTGAAGTGAGTCCCCAATTGGTTGTGTTTATCGTAGAACGACTATTTGGTGGTAAGGGTCACATGATCCCAACGGTACGTCCCATTTCTGTTATTGAACAACGTATCATGAGTAGGGTGGTGGAGCGAATTGCTCTTGAGATCAGTAAGAATTGGAAGCCTCTACGGACCTTTGATACGGCTATTGGCAGATTTGAAAGTAACCCGGAATTTGTTCAAATTATATCGGCTTCCGAACCAGTTATTGTGGTATCCATGGAAGCTAAAATCCATAATAACACTTCCATGATGAACATCTGTTACCCCTATCGTTGGATCAGTACAATCCTATCCAGTCCTGATATTCAGGAAAAGGTACTGTTTGGTGCCAATGAGGGAACAGAAAAAGAAAAATATACTATGGTGAAATCAGTTTCAGGGACACCGATCGACCTGCGTGCTATCCTGGGAAAAGGAAAGATCTCCATTGATGATTTTATGAATTTAAGCGAGGGCGATATTATCCTGCTTGATGGTAGAATGAATGAAAAGTTATCTGTTTTTGCTGAAAACAGACTGGTTTATACCGGTTCAATAGGACAAGCAAATAAAAATAATGCAATCCGTATACACAATGTAATTATCGGAGATGAAGGTCATGAAAAACGAAGATTTCAACACAAAATTAAGTAA
- the fliI gene encoding flagellar protein export ATPase FliI yields the protein MQQILDRFSDYAVLARMGTPLRLDGKVSNVVGLVIEASLPHATMGELCQIHPRHGSAIRAEIVGFKGEKVLLMPLDQTVGIARGSRVERSPRPLSVGVGPELLGRVIDGLGNPIDGKGPICAEKRQAVYNSPPNPLTRERIQDILPTGIRSIDGLVTIGRGQRIGIFAGSGVGKSVLLGMIARYTEADVNVIALIGERGREVREFIERDLGPAGLKRSVVIVATSDQAAMVRVKGALIATAIAEYFRDQNKNVMLLMDSLSRVAMAQREIGLAVGEPPTTKGYTPSVFALLPRLLERAGTADSGSITGLYSVLVEGDDMDEPISDASRAILDGHIVLSRRLATRGQYPAIDVNESISRLRTEVVTDEQLSQSQAVLEMLADYRDSEDIINIGAYVAGSNPEVDRAIEKIAAIKTFLKQDMRDSAPFQDTLAKLQETVQGSVQ from the coding sequence ATGCAACAGATCTTAGATAGATTCTCAGATTATGCTGTGCTTGCTCGAATGGGCACCCCGCTGCGTTTGGACGGCAAAGTATCCAATGTCGTTGGTCTTGTCATTGAAGCTTCGCTACCCCACGCTACAATGGGAGAATTATGTCAAATTCACCCACGTCACGGATCGGCTATTCGGGCTGAGATCGTAGGGTTTAAAGGTGAAAAAGTATTACTGATGCCCCTGGATCAAACAGTGGGGATAGCACGAGGTAGCCGAGTAGAACGCAGTCCTCGGCCTCTGTCAGTTGGAGTAGGTCCTGAGTTGTTAGGCCGTGTGATCGATGGACTCGGAAACCCCATTGATGGTAAGGGACCAATTTGCGCTGAAAAGCGACAAGCAGTGTATAATTCACCACCCAATCCTTTGACTCGTGAAAGGATCCAGGATATTCTGCCCACGGGCATTCGCAGTATTGATGGCCTGGTTACCATTGGTCGAGGTCAACGCATTGGTATTTTTGCCGGTTCCGGAGTTGGAAAAAGTGTCCTGCTGGGCATGATAGCGCGCTATACAGAAGCTGATGTCAATGTGATCGCCTTAATTGGTGAACGTGGTCGTGAAGTTCGAGAGTTCATCGAAAGAGATCTCGGTCCCGCTGGCTTAAAACGCTCTGTTGTTATTGTAGCAACCTCGGATCAAGCAGCTATGGTCAGAGTAAAAGGTGCCCTGATCGCAACTGCCATTGCTGAATATTTCAGAGATCAGAATAAAAATGTTATGTTGCTCATGGATTCACTCAGTAGAGTTGCAATGGCTCAACGCGAAATTGGTCTTGCTGTTGGTGAACCCCCAACAACCAAAGGTTATACCCCCTCAGTATTTGCGTTATTGCCCCGTCTATTGGAACGTGCTGGTACAGCAGATAGTGGCAGCATCACGGGACTATATTCGGTTCTGGTAGAAGGGGATGATATGGATGAGCCCATAAGTGATGCATCGCGAGCAATTCTGGATGGGCATATCGTACTTTCAAGACGTTTGGCTACCCGGGGTCAATATCCTGCCATAGATGTGAATGAGAGCATCAGTCGGTTAAGAACAGAGGTTGTTACAGATGAACAACTGAGTCAGTCTCAAGCCGTTCTTGAGATGCTCGCCGATTATCGTGATTCAGAAGATATCATAAATATTGGTGCCTATGTCGCTGGAAGCAATCCCGAGGTTGACCGAGCTATTGAAAAGATCGCAGCCATTAAAACATTCTTAAAACAGGACATGCGTGATTCAGCTCCTTTTCAGGATACGCTTGCCAAGTTGCAGGAAACCGTACAGGGCTCAGTACAATGA
- the fliN gene encoding flagellar motor switch protein FliN has translation MKNEDFNTKLSNRFESIQATVLEVLSQLFKHEFNIDQSLIGSGEPKNDIQNEVFPKVILQFKTNTPDPIQQVWALPSDMVLNLYAWMVEMEADEAVKDEHLEGLKEGIEQIFGQIRAVLDGEGIALDIADLQVTLIDSLDVLDLESAPAEGTAAAYSVVVDDQSYTVNQYLFTEFAAEGNEKADTALSDDEIDNMLNGEEVDARVSVDDDLDEEVDVQDVEFGAFDENAGVGFNGHPRNIDLLLDVDLEVLVELGRKTMLIKEVLKLGKGSVVELDKAAGEPLGIFVNGRKLAEGEVVVIDDHFGIRITQLAGTAERIKSLG, from the coding sequence ATGAAAAACGAAGATTTCAACACAAAATTAAGTAATCGCTTCGAATCAATTCAAGCGACAGTCCTTGAGGTTCTCTCTCAGCTATTTAAGCATGAGTTTAACATTGATCAGTCCCTGATCGGTTCTGGTGAGCCCAAGAATGACATTCAGAATGAGGTATTTCCCAAGGTTATACTTCAATTCAAAACCAATACGCCAGATCCCATTCAACAGGTTTGGGCACTGCCATCTGATATGGTGCTGAACCTGTATGCCTGGATGGTCGAGATGGAAGCTGATGAAGCAGTCAAGGATGAACACCTTGAGGGACTGAAAGAAGGGATCGAGCAAATATTTGGCCAGATACGAGCCGTTTTGGATGGGGAAGGGATCGCACTGGACATTGCAGATCTACAGGTGACCCTGATCGATAGTCTGGATGTGCTGGATCTGGAAAGTGCCCCGGCAGAGGGAACTGCAGCAGCATACTCCGTCGTAGTCGACGACCAGAGTTATACTGTCAATCAATACCTTTTTACAGAGTTTGCGGCAGAGGGCAATGAAAAGGCTGATACTGCTCTATCCGATGATGAAATTGATAATATGCTAAATGGAGAAGAAGTAGACGCTCGCGTAAGTGTTGATGATGATCTTGATGAAGAAGTTGATGTCCAGGACGTTGAATTTGGTGCCTTTGATGAGAATGCTGGAGTTGGTTTCAATGGACACCCCAGAAATATCGACTTGCTCCTCGATGTAGACCTGGAAGTACTGGTAGAGCTCGGACGTAAGACCATGCTCATCAAAGAGGTCCTGAAGCTGGGGAAAGGTTCTGTAGTAGAGCTTGATAAAGCAGCTGGTGAACCCCTAGGTATATTTGTAAATGGAAGAAAGCTGGCTGAAGGTGAAGTCGTTGTGATAGACGATCATTTTGGTATTCGTATCACTCAATTGGCAGGTACAGCGGAACGCATCAAGAGCTTGGGATGA
- a CDS encoding DUF2271 domain-containing protein: protein MTDISSITGGGGSQMFSNTNDVGNISQQDFLMLLIAQLRHQDPMEPADSQEFASQLAQFTSLEELQQLNRTSTQGVETNLMLSQTINNTMAATMIGKEVKAMGDTVILEHGAEPPISFQTGGFADDVDISIRDAAGNVVDTISMQSVAKGDHTVTWDAIGNNGNALPPGEYTFSVEATNAAGETIASDTVMIGLIEAVRYTNAGAIFIVNGEEIPFSSVLELGEPEPEDLG, encoded by the coding sequence ATGACTGATATCTCGAGTATAACCGGTGGCGGTGGTAGCCAGATGTTTTCGAATACCAACGATGTTGGGAACATATCTCAGCAGGATTTTCTGATGTTGCTGATCGCACAATTGCGACATCAGGATCCAATGGAACCGGCAGACAGTCAAGAATTTGCATCTCAATTAGCCCAATTCACATCGTTGGAGGAGCTTCAACAACTGAATCGGACATCCACTCAGGGTGTAGAGACCAACTTGATGCTGTCACAGACGATCAACAACACCATGGCCGCAACCATGATAGGCAAGGAAGTCAAAGCTATGGGCGATACCGTTATTCTGGAACATGGGGCAGAGCCCCCGATCAGCTTCCAAACGGGTGGTTTTGCCGATGATGTTGATATTTCCATCAGGGATGCAGCCGGAAATGTAGTGGACACTATCAGTATGCAATCAGTTGCTAAGGGTGATCACACGGTCACCTGGGATGCGATTGGTAATAATGGAAATGCATTGCCACCTGGAGAATATACTTTTTCAGTTGAAGCTACCAATGCTGCAGGTGAAACCATTGCAAGCGATACGGTCATGATCGGCCTTATCGAGGCAGTCAGGTATACAAATGCTGGAGCAATTTTTATCGTGAACGGGGAAGAGATTCCTTTTTCATCGGTACTTGAGCTTGGTGAGCCTGAACCAGAAGATCTGGGTTAA
- a CDS encoding FliH/SctL family protein, producing MTLKRPLKGVQPLLAQLDDELSDDQQDHEMARIFGEDLNEESRDHEMRAYVDRIKLLEAELQRARTEAYQAGFQEGQNLAKIEARKQYAQLTKEFGDNISSLNTEFQETLEKLSEPLLSLALGTAEKLIQRELTLDNNSNEILRSQLQRVLNETITQTQTIVQVNTTQLEWITGADILRSLNISQNHNLRFIPNPQLQPGECKIETEDFLVDSTIKTQLENLGKMLKDSDATDLR from the coding sequence ATGACCCTCAAGCGTCCTCTTAAAGGAGTCCAGCCACTTCTTGCTCAATTGGATGATGAATTATCTGACGATCAACAAGATCATGAAATGGCCAGAATATTTGGAGAAGATCTCAATGAGGAATCCCGAGATCATGAAATGCGTGCCTATGTCGATCGAATAAAGCTGTTGGAAGCTGAATTGCAAAGAGCGCGTACGGAAGCCTATCAGGCGGGGTTTCAAGAAGGTCAAAATTTGGCCAAAATTGAAGCTCGCAAACAATATGCTCAGTTGACCAAGGAGTTTGGTGATAATATCAGTTCGCTGAATACCGAATTTCAAGAAACACTCGAGAAGCTCTCTGAACCATTGTTATCACTCGCTCTGGGAACGGCTGAAAAATTGATTCAACGCGAATTGACCCTGGACAATAATTCAAATGAGATCCTGAGATCACAGTTACAACGCGTGCTGAATGAAACAATTACTCAGACGCAAACTATTGTACAGGTCAACACCACCCAATTGGAGTGGATCACCGGTGCAGATATCCTCAGATCATTGAATATTTCACAAAACCATAATTTACGGTTTATTCCAAATCCACAGCTCCAACCTGGGGAATGCAAAATAGAAACCGAAGACTTTTTAGTGGACAGTACCATAAAAACCCAACTTGAGAACCTGGGGAAGATGTTGAAGGATTCAGATGCAACAGATCTTAGATAG
- the fliJ gene encoding flagellar export protein FliJ translates to MTKAFNFSLQKVLDIRGIVEDAKAADLQKAQAETELEKQRLTLVQTEKENLVNSSDEAAHTGSVTIGELSNRTAYVDQLSDKIKEHDEAVATSELKTDEQRQLYIKASKDKMVMEKLKEHHHDAFKKKNNQDQVKEESEIAARTIQNEEDA, encoded by the coding sequence ATGACGAAAGCTTTCAATTTCTCATTGCAGAAGGTTTTGGATATTCGAGGGATCGTTGAAGATGCCAAGGCAGCTGATCTTCAAAAGGCACAGGCGGAAACTGAGTTGGAAAAACAGAGATTGACATTGGTTCAAACCGAGAAGGAAAACCTGGTCAATAGTAGCGACGAAGCAGCTCACACAGGCAGTGTCACCATAGGTGAGCTAAGTAATCGGACAGCCTACGTGGATCAACTCTCTGATAAAATTAAAGAGCATGATGAAGCTGTGGCGACCAGTGAGCTGAAAACAGATGAGCAGCGACAACTCTATATCAAGGCTTCCAAGGATAAAATGGTCATGGAGAAGCTTAAAGAGCATCACCATGATGCCTTTAAGAAGAAAAATAATCAGGATCAGGTAAAAGAAGAAAGTGAGATTGCCGCTCGCACTATTCAAAACGAGGAGGATGCATGA
- a CDS encoding motility protein A — translation MDLATIIGIFSGMGLVTYTILSGAGDAGIFIHIPSLAVVVGGSIAATLVHTPLSNFISTMKVVGNAFKVEAAKEPEIIEQFVDLAKKARREGILAIDRELANIEDDFMRVGLEMAVDGSEPETIRGVLETELQYLIERHKRGKQIFSSLGMYAPSFGMIGTLIGLIAMLQNLDDPSNIGGGMSVALITTFYGSLFANLFFLPLAGKLQNRSDEEIVRKEMIIEGVLAIQYGEHPKNIHRKLLNFIAPKNRPEEDEA, via the coding sequence ATGGATCTGGCAACGATAATCGGAATCTTTAGTGGAATGGGACTGGTCACCTATACTATCCTGAGTGGTGCTGGCGATGCTGGTATATTTATTCACATTCCTTCTTTGGCTGTTGTCGTAGGAGGTTCTATTGCAGCTACTCTGGTTCACACACCCCTGAGCAATTTTATCAGCACCATGAAAGTAGTTGGCAATGCTTTTAAAGTAGAAGCAGCTAAAGAACCTGAGATCATTGAACAATTTGTGGATCTGGCCAAGAAAGCACGACGGGAGGGAATTCTGGCTATTGACCGGGAGCTGGCCAATATCGAAGATGATTTTATGCGTGTTGGTCTGGAAATGGCAGTTGATGGATCTGAACCTGAAACGATTAGGGGAGTCCTGGAGACGGAATTACAGTATCTAATTGAAAGGCATAAACGGGGTAAACAAATATTCTCATCTTTAGGCATGTATGCACCGTCCTTTGGTATGATCGGTACTCTGATCGGCCTGATTGCCATGCTTCAGAATTTGGATGATCCTTCAAACATTGGTGGTGGTATGTCGGTTGCTCTGATCACCACATTTTATGGATCACTATTCGCAAACCTTTTTTTCCTCCCTTTGGCTGGGAAGTTGCAAAATCGGTCAGATGAGGAGATCGTCAGGAAAGAAATGATCATTGAAGGTGTTTTAGCGATCCAGTATGGCGAACACCCAAAGAATATCCACCGTAAACTATTAAACTTTATTGCACCAAAAAATCGTCCTGAAGAGGATGAAGCTTAG
- a CDS encoding TIGR02530 family flagellar biosynthesis protein: MKLAELQIRQAGLPLRPDQIRGPQGTRESQKSKNVQDGQPSFNDILNQKVAERSKLKFSAHAIKRMDQRDMHPSQIDLERLNEGFEKARAKGAQSSLILVDEMAYVVSVKNETVITALDRDAAQGNVFSNIDSVAIV, encoded by the coding sequence ATGAAATTAGCTGAACTTCAGATCAGACAGGCTGGATTACCGCTTAGACCGGATCAAATACGGGGACCCCAGGGAACCCGGGAGAGCCAAAAATCAAAAAATGTTCAGGATGGTCAACCATCTTTTAATGACATTCTGAATCAGAAAGTTGCGGAACGATCAAAACTCAAATTCAGCGCACATGCAATTAAACGTATGGACCAGAGAGATATGCATCCCTCGCAGATCGACTTGGAACGGCTGAATGAAGGGTTTGAAAAAGCCCGTGCCAAAGGAGCACAGTCATCTCTGATCCTGGTGGATGAGATGGCGTATGTAGTGAGCGTCAAAAATGAGACGGTGATCACTGCATTGGATAGAGATGCTGCACAGGGGAACGTTTTCTCCAATATAGACAGTGTAGCCATCGTTTAA
- a CDS encoding flagellar hook-basal body complex protein, with amino-acid sequence MNEALSSALAGLQGQMRTLELLGSNIANINTIGYKSSRMTFLEALGQVIDVEYTPFAQGDLEATGFQTDLAIRGESFFVVDTHEDDRYFTRAGAFFFDQEGTLVNSSGYTVQGWMANINGEEEVQTLANLEDITLDSNLKAEALATQNLWLSGNLSSGMNPVAQIWTAGFPFTTAASDGEEYAVGATELNDLDEISGAELLEDGDQIVLTGTDDEGGAISTTFTYGLGNDGTTLDDLLAVINNTTPGVGWGAFAQASLVDGKVVLEDDVPGDSETSINMYAEEANAGSLSIPYYEETSEGFTGRVSTSAVIYDTLGESHNLVFEFVKTENPGQWTWTVTPSGDEQIDSENTTGSIYFNDVGQVTSFIYDNGYSRIEMQPESGGAEVLLQVHVSGADQFTGITQFNSTSTLSVREHDGRSTGELTGYEIEEDGSIMGSFSNGVSLKLAQIAVAEFTNPSALAKVSGSNFIETIKSGEVHIGKADKFGSTVEQGYLELSNVDVAEQFSQIIEAQRAFQASSRVLSTLNQVIQESTKLGL; translated from the coding sequence ATGAACGAAGCATTATCGTCAGCATTAGCAGGATTACAGGGACAAATGAGGACTTTGGAACTCCTGGGAAGCAACATTGCCAATATCAATACAATTGGTTATAAAAGCAGCCGGATGACCTTCCTGGAAGCACTGGGACAGGTTATTGATGTTGAATACACACCCTTCGCTCAGGGTGATCTGGAAGCCACTGGTTTCCAAACAGACCTAGCCATTCGTGGTGAGAGCTTTTTCGTAGTTGATACCCATGAAGATGACCGCTACTTCACCAGAGCAGGTGCCTTCTTTTTTGATCAGGAAGGTACTCTGGTCAACAGTAGTGGCTACACAGTGCAGGGTTGGATGGCTAATATCAATGGAGAGGAAGAAGTGCAAACTCTAGCCAATCTTGAGGATATTACTCTTGACTCGAATTTAAAGGCAGAGGCACTGGCAACCCAAAATCTGTGGTTATCCGGTAACCTGTCATCTGGTATGAATCCAGTTGCCCAGATCTGGACCGCAGGCTTTCCCTTCACCACAGCTGCCTCCGATGGGGAGGAATATGCAGTTGGAGCAACTGAATTAAATGACCTTGATGAGATATCTGGAGCAGAATTACTGGAAGATGGTGATCAAATTGTCCTGACCGGAACAGATGATGAAGGGGGAGCCATTAGCACTACCTTCACTTATGGGCTGGGAAATGACGGGACTACGTTAGATGATCTGCTTGCTGTTATCAATAATACGACTCCTGGTGTTGGTTGGGGTGCCTTTGCTCAGGCATCATTAGTGGATGGTAAAGTAGTCCTGGAGGATGACGTGCCTGGTGATAGCGAAACATCCATCAACATGTACGCCGAGGAAGCCAATGCAGGATCTCTTTCCATTCCCTACTATGAAGAGACCTCAGAAGGATTCACAGGTCGGGTATCAACTTCGGCTGTTATCTATGATACATTGGGTGAAAGCCACAATCTGGTATTCGAATTTGTAAAGACCGAAAATCCAGGACAATGGACCTGGACTGTGACACCTTCAGGAGATGAGCAGATAGATAGCGAGAATACAACCGGTTCCATCTATTTCAACGATGTGGGTCAAGTAACCTCTTTCATATACGATAATGGATATAGTCGCATTGAAATGCAGCCTGAAAGTGGGGGTGCTGAAGTGCTCCTCCAAGTTCATGTCAGTGGTGCCGATCAGTTTACCGGTATTACTCAATTCAATTCGACTTCAACTCTGTCCGTCAGGGAACATGATGGGCGGTCCACCGGTGAATTGACCGGTTATGAAATTGAGGAAGATGGGTCGATCATGGGCAGTTTCAGCAACGGTGTGAGCTTAAAATTAGCTCAGATCGCTGTGGCTGAATTCACGAACCCCAGTGCATTGGCCAAGGTCAGCGGTAGTAACTTCATCGAAACCATTAAAAGTGGTGAAGTGCATATCGGCAAGGCTGATAAGTTCGGATCAACGGTTGAACAGGGCTATCTCGAGTTGTCTAATGTAGACGTCGCTGAGCAGTTCTCCCAGATCATCGAGGCGCAACGAGCATTCCAGGCCTCCTCGCGAGTGCTCTCAACCTTGAACCAGGTGATCCAGGAATCAACCAAGTTAGGCCTCTAG
- the fliP gene encoding flagellar type III secretion system pore protein FliP (The bacterial flagellar biogenesis protein FliP forms a type III secretion system (T3SS)-type pore required for flagellar assembly.) — MTSAQTPFPKISLGVEETENPSDFILTIQILALMTILSLAPSILIMMTSFTRIIIVFHFLRAALATQSVPSNQILVGLALFMTLFIMKPVLSEINDKALQPYLSEIITQDEAIEKAGSPIRQFMLNQTREADLQLFVDLKGDKEVKVREDLTLSTIIPAFIISELKTAFQIGFLLYLPMLLLDMVVASVLLSMGMMMLPPVMISMPFKILLFVLVDGWNLIVKSLVEGFV; from the coding sequence ATGACCTCTGCGCAAACTCCTTTTCCCAAGATCAGTCTTGGGGTTGAGGAGACCGAAAACCCAAGCGATTTTATTCTTACGATCCAAATCCTGGCTCTCATGACCATTCTTTCTTTGGCGCCCTCTATCCTGATCATGATGACTTCTTTCACGAGGATCATCATCGTCTTTCATTTCTTGCGAGCGGCTTTAGCAACCCAATCCGTACCCTCGAATCAGATCCTGGTCGGTTTGGCGCTATTTATGACATTGTTTATAATGAAACCGGTACTCTCCGAAATTAATGATAAGGCTTTACAGCCATATTTGAGTGAAATCATCACCCAGGATGAAGCCATTGAAAAAGCAGGGTCCCCGATCCGGCAATTCATGCTAAATCAAACTCGCGAAGCTGATCTCCAACTATTTGTTGACCTGAAAGGGGACAAAGAGGTCAAAGTACGCGAGGATCTGACCCTTTCGACGATCATCCCGGCCTTTATCATCAGCGAGCTCAAAACCGCCTTCCAGATCGGGTTTCTGCTCTATCTCCCCATGCTGCTACTGGATATGGTTGTGGCGAGTGTGCTCCTTTCAATGGGAATGATGATGCTGCCTCCGGTAATGATCTCAATGCCGTTTAAAATCCTGTTGTTTGTGCTGGTAGATGGTTGGAACCTTATTGTAAAATCATTGGTGGAGGGCTTTGTTTAA
- a CDS encoding flagellar biosynthetic protein FliO encodes MRTKLNKASYNKQGSTIFAIIFALIAILGIMSILTPPSVPEPEEPSQIINTRSNYSGYLSRVVIVTLTMIVILVVGLKMYQKNNKRGGKNSLGINILGRHYINNKQYLLKVLVEDKYLLLGVSESTINFITELEDSTDMGSSSDTSFGSIIDLETKEETKV; translated from the coding sequence ATGAGAACCAAACTGAACAAAGCCAGCTACAATAAACAGGGCTCAACTATATTTGCCATCATCTTTGCCCTAATCGCAATACTTGGCATAATGTCGATTCTGACACCTCCATCAGTACCGGAGCCAGAAGAGCCTTCACAGATCATAAATACGCGAAGCAACTATAGCGGTTATCTCTCTCGTGTCGTTATAGTAACCCTGACTATGATCGTTATACTGGTTGTCGGATTGAAGATGTATCAGAAAAACAATAAGCGGGGTGGTAAGAATAGCTTAGGAATAAATATTCTAGGTAGACACTATATCAATAATAAGCAATATTTACTTAAAGTATTAGTTGAAGATAAATATCTTCTGCTTGGTGTATCTGAATCCACTATAAATTTTATTACTGAATTAGAAGATTCTACCGATATGGGATCTTCTTCTGACACTTCCTTTGGATCTATTATTGATCTGGAAACCAAAGAGGAAACTAAAGTTTGA
- a CDS encoding flagellar basal body-associated FliL family protein: protein MAEEVSQDVNQEEEIVESNKGLSPLVKIIVLVIVLIVLSIGAFFISKSLLWPKYLAYKEAKEIATIEQAKNEVPPMGIIHIINNITVNTLGSGGRRYVIAEIALEVTDQVVVDEIIAREPQIRDEFIQYLRRQTAQHVLDLSFQERSRRDLTKMLNEHLNSGRVDSMYYVKLLLQ from the coding sequence ATGGCTGAAGAAGTATCACAGGATGTAAATCAGGAAGAAGAGATCGTAGAATCGAACAAAGGGCTATCGCCTCTGGTCAAGATCATTGTTCTTGTCATTGTTTTGATTGTTCTGTCCATAGGCGCATTTTTTATTTCAAAAAGCTTGCTGTGGCCAAAATACCTTGCTTATAAAGAAGCCAAAGAGATCGCAACTATCGAACAGGCCAAAAATGAAGTTCCTCCCATGGGAATAATTCACATCATCAACAATATTACGGTAAACACTCTGGGCTCTGGTGGTCGGAGATACGTCATTGCAGAAATTGCTCTTGAGGTAACTGACCAGGTTGTGGTGGATGAGATCATTGCCAGAGAACCTCAGATACGAGATGAGTTCATTCAGTACCTGCGACGTCAAACTGCCCAGCATGTCCTTGATCTGAGTTTCCAGGAAAGATCCCGACGTGATCTGACCAAAATGCTTAACGAACATCTTAACAGTGGTCGAGTTGACAGTATGTATTATGTGAAACTGTTGCTTCAGTAA
- a CDS encoding OmpA family protein: MKKKVEKPEDVPTSPFWMATYGDMVTLLLCFFILMISYANMDERKWAMASKSLQGALGVLEEYKVEMQMMQESPGGEDDMLIRSEIYENIAEFEKQIVAEINSGDITVESIKNGLLIRMGSKLLFNSAEAKLKPEALPILKLIAKTTKDHATEILVAGHTDNIPINSQQYPSNWELSGSRAMSVVNYLIAEAGISPEILAATAYGEYRPLVPNETAEQRKTNRRVEFAVTWSIPEYEY, encoded by the coding sequence ATGAAGAAAAAAGTTGAAAAGCCTGAGGACGTCCCAACCTCTCCATTTTGGATGGCCACCTATGGTGATATGGTAACCCTCTTATTATGTTTTTTCATTCTTATGATCTCCTATGCCAATATGGACGAACGCAAATGGGCTATGGCTTCAAAATCGCTTCAGGGAGCCTTAGGTGTTCTAGAGGAATACAAGGTAGAGATGCAGATGATGCAGGAATCGCCTGGTGGGGAAGATGATATGCTCATACGATCAGAGATCTACGAGAATATCGCTGAATTTGAAAAGCAGATCGTTGCTGAGATAAATAGTGGGGACATTACTGTTGAATCCATTAAGAATGGATTGCTGATCAGAATGGGGAGTAAATTGTTGTTCAACTCAGCTGAGGCCAAATTAAAGCCAGAAGCACTTCCCATATTGAAATTAATCGCGAAGACAACCAAGGATCACGCTACTGAGATTTTGGTGGCTGGGCATACTGATAATATTCCAATCAATTCACAACAATATCCATCCAACTGGGAACTGTCAGGCAGTAGAGCAATGAGTGTTGTAAATTATCTCATTGCTGAAGCAGGAATATCTCCAGAAATTCTGGCTGCAACAGCGTATGGCGAATATCGTCCGTTAGTACCCAATGAAACCGCTGAACAGCGCAAAACAAACCGTCGAGTTGAATTTGCTGTAACATGGTCTATCCCGGAATATGAGTATTAA